In the Agrobacterium vitis genome, TGGCTGCTTTTTCAAATATTTCGAGAATAGACATCCTATCCTTATAGTCATAGCAGCGCGTGATGGTTAGAAGGCCACATTCCTGGCTGCTCAAGCCATGAAATGTCGCGGTTTTTGCGCCAATTTTGACCACGCCATTGTTAAGGTCGCCAGACCATTGCTCGATAAGGCCGTAAGGCAAGGTCCAACTGCCGATACCGTTGTTATCGACAAGCTCTTCGGCGTCTACCGTTTGCATCAATCCTGCAATTTCAAACAAGACATTCCCCATCAGACGTATTGTTCAACCGGCACGATCCAAATATCGATCTGGAATTCTTTTCGAGAGCAATGCCGCAAAAGCAGGATGCGTTTTTTGCAACCCAGAACGAACGGCCACGTCAAACTTTCACGGCTCTCACGCTTATTCTTTTCTTCTGAATCTTGCGTTTTTTCCGTGCAGCCATGCCGCACATTCAAAACATTGCCGCGATCTTCAGCGTGGGATGCGTTATAAATAATGAATGTAATTCATATACTCAGGAAAATTGATAAAAAAAAGTTAAATTTAAGCGTTATTTTGAATGAAATGGATTTTCTATTTTATGGGAACGACGAAGAGGAATAATAAATCCAATAACGTTGACAGTATCCCTAGTCGAAACGACAGGAGAGATAATCTTGGCTTCAGTTGACGAGGCATTCAAATCGCATCTGGATTGCTTGCGCATCCAATGACAGGCTGAGCAACACTCACTGGAAATTTTTGGCGCAAATGCGGGGCACAGGGTCCTTTTCAACAACAAAAGGGCGGCTTAAAGCCGCCCTTCAGAGAGTCTAAACTCTATCAAGATGTTGAGTAATAAGGCTTTCGCCTTATTACATCATACCACCCATGCCGCCCATGCCGCCCATGTCAGGCATGCCGCCGCCAGCCGAATCCTTCTTCGGCAGTTCGGCAATCATGGCTTCCGTGGTGATCAGCAGCGAAGCAACCGAAGCTGCGTTCTGCAGGGCTGTGCGAACAACCTTAACCGGGTCAACGATACCCATGGCAATCATGTCACCAAACTCGCCGGTCTGGGCATTGTAGCCGTAGTTGTCGTTGTCCTTGTCGAGGATCTTGCCAACGATGATGGAAGCTTCGTCGCCTGCGTTTGTTGCAATCTGGCGAACCAGAGACTGCAGAGCGCGGCGAACGATGTTGATGCCAGCTTCCTGGTCGTCGTTTACACCCTTAACGGTGATCTTGGTAGAGGAGCGCAGCAGAGCTGTACCGCCGCCAGGAACGATGCCTTCCTGAACAGCAGCGCGTGTTGCGTTCAGAGCGTCGTCGATGCGGTCCTTGCGTTCCTTGACTTCGATTTCCGTCGAGCCGCCAACGCGGATCACGGCAACGCCGCCAGCCAGCTTGGCAAGACGTTCCTGAAGCTTTTCGCGGTCGTAATCGGAAGAGGTTTCTTCGATCTGAGCCTTGATCTGGGCAACGCGGCCTTCAATGTCGGACTTCTGACCAGCGCCATCAACGATGGTGGTGTTTTCCTTGGTGATGGAAATCTTCTTGGCGCGGCCGAGCATGTCGAGGGTGACAGTTTCGAGCTTGATGCCGAGATCTTCGGAAATAACAGTACCACCGGTGAGGATAGCGATGTCTTCCAGCATGGCCTTGCGGCGATCGCCGAAGCCAGGAGCCTTGACAGCAGCAATCTTCAGGCCGCCACGCAGCTTGTTGACAACCAGCGTTGCAAGAGCTTCGCCTTCAACGTCTTCAGCGATGATGACGAGTGGCTTGCCGGTCTGCACAACAGCTTCCAGAACTGGCAGCATAGCCTGCAAATTGGAGAGCTTCTTTTCGTGCAGCAGAACGTAGGCGTCTTCCAGGTCAGCAACCATCTTTTCAGGGTTGGTGACGAAGTAAGGCGACAGGTAGCCGCGGTCGAACTGCATGCCTTCAACGACTTCAAGTTCGGTTTCAGCGGTCTTGGCTTCTTCGACGGTGATAACACCTTCGTTGCCAACCTTCTGCATGGCTTCAGCAATGTCTTTGCCGACCTGGGTGTCGCCGTTTGCAGAGATCGTACCAACCTGAGCAACTTCTTCAGAGGTGGAGATCTTCTTGGCCTTAGCCTGAAGGTCCTTCACAACTTCAGCAACAGCCAGATCGATGCCGCGCTTCAGGTCCATTGGGTTCATGCCGGCAGCAACAGCCTTGTTGCCTTCGCGCACGATAGCCTGGGCCAGAACGGTAGCAGTGGTGGTGCCGTCGCCTGCGATGTCGTTGGTCTTGGAAGCAACTTCCCGAACCATCTGTGCGCCCATGTTTTCGAACTTGTCTTCCAGTTCGATTTCCTTGGCAACAGAGACGCCGTCCTTGGTGATGCGTGGAGCGCCGAAGGACTTGTCGATGATAACGTTACGACCCTTGGGGCCGAGCGTAACCTTGACAGCGTCAGCGAGGATATCAACGCCGTGCAGCATCTTTTCGCGCGCAGTGCGGCCAAATTTGATTTCTTTAGCAGCCATTTTTCAAACTCCCGGGTGTCTAACCCATTGGTGAATTGTCTAAAAGGAAGAAGGGGTATTCGGCTCAATCAGCCGATGACGCCCATGATGTCGGCTTCCTTCATGATCAGCAGGTCAACGCCGTCGAGCTTGACTTCGGTGCCGGACCACTTGCCGAACAGAACACGGTCGCCAACCTTGACGTCCAGGGCAACGAGCGCACCCTTGTCGTCGCGAACGCCTGGGCCGACAGCGATGATTTCGCCTTCAGCTGGCTTTTCCTTGGCGGTGTCAGGAATGATAATGCCGCCCTTGGTCTTTTCTTCGGACTCAACGCGCTTAACAACAACGCGGTCGTGCAGTGGGCGGAAATTGGTGCTTGCCATTGTCTAATCCCTCGATCAAATGACATTCGCGGGCCGAAACGGCCCCGCATGGATATTGTTAGCACTCTGTCTGTTTGAGTGCTAGCGAGCCTGAGATAAGCACGGCCTCTGACTGAGTCAAGGAGGCCGTTCAAAAAATATATGCCTTAAAGGGACGACGGGCGCATGACGGAACTCTCTGACATGGCAAAAGGGCAAGAGCATGTTCCGGTCGTGCCATTGGGGACAATCTGTGCCGTATTCTGGTCCGTTGGCCTCTTGAGCTTCGGTGGTCCTGCCGCACAGATCGCCCTGATGCATCGCATCGTCGTCGATGAAAAACGCTGGCTTTCCGAAGCGCGCTTCCTGCATGCCTTGAACTACTGCATGCTTTTGCCGGGGCCAGAGGCTCAACAGCTCGCCACCTATATCGGCTGGTTAAACGGCGGAATTCGTGGCGGACTGATTGCCGGATTGCTTTTCGTCTTGCCCGGCCTGGCGGTGATGATCGGTCTTTCGGCGGCCTATGCGCTCTACCACGATATTGTCTGGGTTTCGGGTCTGTTTTTCGGGTTGAAGGCTGCGGTGCTGGCGATCGTCCTGCAAGCGCTGCTCCGCATCGGCACTCGGGCGCTGAAATCAACCTTTCACCGGCTTGTCGCAGCAGTGGCCTTTCTTGCGCTGTTTTGTCTGGCATTACCCTTTCCTGTCGTCGTCCTGCTGGCGGCCTTGGCCGGGCTGATCCGCGCCTATGGGCAGCCTGTCCCAACATCCGGGCCTGCCCCAGTGAAAATACCGCTGAATTGGTGGCATATGGCGCTGTCCCTTCTCGGCTGGGCAGGTCTGTGGCTGGCGCCGCTGGCCCTGCTGGTGCTGTTTGATAGCGGGAGGCTCACCGAGATTTTCCTGTTTTTCGCCCGCATGGCGCTTGTCACATTCGGTGGGGCCTATGCCGTGCTGGCCTATGTGGCGCAGGTGGCAGTGGAACATTATCAATGGCTGCGCCCCGGCGAGATGGTCGATGGGCTGGCGCTGGCCGAAACCACACCGGGACCGCTGGTCCTGGTCCTCTCCTTCGTCGGTTTCCTGGCGGCGTTTCGTGATGCCGATAGTGTAATGCCGTTGATCTCAGGCATGGCCGGGGCATTGCTGACGGCCTGGGCAACCTTCGTGCCAAGCTTCGTCTTCATTTTTGCTGGTGCTCCGTTGATCGAGCGTTTGCGCGGCAATAGGCTGGCGGATGGAGCGCTTTCGGCCATTACCGCTGCCGTGGTCGGGGTGATCGGAAATCTCGCCGTCTGGTTCGGGCTGCATGTGCTGTTTACAAAAGTGGATCGAATTGCCTTCAGCACCTTATGGCCGGGCGAGCGTGCTCCAGGCCTTTGGTGGCCGCATCTTGCTTCGCTCGATATCCCATCGCTGTTTCTGTTTGCAGGCTCGGCGCTTCTGCTGATGCGTTTGAAGATCAACATGGTAATCGTGCTGGGTCTGGCTGCTGTGGCTGGATTGCTGTGGAATCTTGAAGCCGTGTGATCAGCGTCAGAACGGAGCTGAAAACCCTGATGTTCCGGCAAATCTCTTGCAATTGCGGCGCAGCTTTGCCATGTCAGGCCAGTTCTTTCAGCAGGCAATGGATTCCATGGCAAAACGCATCGATACGCTCAATGAAATCACCCAGGGTTACGACGTCATCCTCTCGGATGTCTGGGGCGTTTTGCATAATGGAATTGATGCCTTCCCGGCGGCAGGAGAGGCCCTATCGCAAGCTCGTGCCGATGGCGTTTCCGTCGTGCTGATTACAAATGCTTCACGGCCATCTGACCGTGTGAAGGTAATGCTGGATCAAATTGGCGTCCCAGAAACGGCCTATGACGCTATCGTCTCTTCCGGGGACGTGACGCGAAAACTGATTGAAAAAGCCCCACGCCGCGCTTTTCTGATCGGCCAGAGCCAGGATCTGTCGCTGTTTGAGGGGCTCGATGTTGAACTGGTTCCGGCGGACGAGGCCGACGCCATTATTTGCACGGGATTGTTCAATGACGAAGAGGAGCAGCCGGAAGACTATCGCGGGATGCTTGAAGGCTTGAACCAGCGCAAACTTCCGATGATTGTTGCCAATCCCGATCTGATCGTGGAGCGTGGCCACAAGCTCGTCCCCTGCGCCGGCGCTCTGGCAGCGATATACGCTGAAATGGGTGGTGAAACCCGCTATGCTGGCAAGCCGCACAATCCGATTTATGAGGCGGCCCTGGCAAAAGCACAGGAAATACGCGGCACTGAGATTGACCGCAGCCGCATCATCGCCATCGGTGACGGTATGCCAACCGACGTGAGGGGCGCGCTCAGCTTCGGCCTTGACCTTCTCTATGTGAGCGGCGGTATCCATGCAGCCGAATATACCAATAACGGCAAGACAGACGAGACGATGCTGAACGCTTACCTGGAGCGAGAAGCCGCGACGCCAAAGTGGTGGATGCCCCGCTTGGCCTGACGGAAAAGTGCAATGACCGTTTTTCACCGCAATGAGAAGAAGACCCCGCTGCCCGACAGCCTGAAGGGCGGCGTTGTTGCCATCGGCAATTTCGATGGTGTGCATCGTGGCCACCAGACCGTGCTTAATCGGGCGCTCGAACTGGCACAGCAACGCGGCGCTCCCGCTCTGGTTCTGACTTTTGAGCCGCATCCCCGTGCGGTGTTCGCCCCACAGGCCCCGGTGTTTCGGCTGACCCCGGCGCCGCTCAAGGCCCGCCTTCTGGAGGCGATGGGGTTTCAGTCGGTGATCGAATATCCATTCGACCGGGAATTTTCGCAGCGTTCCGCCGAGGATTTCGTCAAGACCGTGCTGGTGGACTGGCTGGGGGCTGCTCAAGTGGTGACCGGCTTCGATTTTCATTTCGGCAAAGGGCGCGAAGGCGGCCCGGCCTTCCTGATGGGGATGGGCGCGCAATACGGTTTCGGTGTCACACTTCTCGATGCCTTCCGCGATGAAAATGCCGAGGTTGTTTCTTCCACCCGTATTCGCGGTCTGTTGGCAGAGGGTGCTGTCAGCGAAGTGGCTGGCCTGCTCGGCTATCGCTTCACGGTCGAGGCCGAGGTTATCAAGGGCCAGCAGCTTGGCCGCACCCTGGGCTTTCCCACCGCCAACATGGCGCTCTCGCCCCAAACCACCTTGCGACCCGGCATTTATGCCGTGCGACTGCGCCGGGCCGACGGTTCGATACACGATGGCGTTTCCAGTTTCGGTTATCGCCCGACGGTAACGGACAACGGTGCGGCGCTGCTTGAAACCTTCGTCTTCGATTTCTCTGGCGATCTTTATGGGGAAACCTGTGGCGTGTCCTTCTTCGGTCATCTGCGTGACGAGTGGAAATTTGAGGGCCTGGATCCGCTGGTCGCCCAGATCAGGCAGGATGCTGAGGAGGCCAGGGCGTTGCTGGCGGGCGTGAAGCCCCTTGGCGAACTGGATCGAAAAATAGCCTTTTGACGCCATTGTCAGCCCTTCAACTAAAGGCTTCGGTTTTTTACAGCCTGAATGCCGGGCATTTGCCGGTTGCAGCCCAGCGATGAATCGGAAATGATCGGAGATACGTTGAGGCGCGCAATGCAGTTGCGCCTCTGCTTTTGCGGGAGAGGGTTTCATGCAAAAACGTATTTGGACAGCGGCCTGCTGGCTGCTGGTTATTCCGTATATTGGCCTGTTATGGGTTCCATTTTATAATATTCGTGAGCCGTCGCTGTTCGGCTTTCCATTTTTCTACTGGTATCAGTTGATGTGGGTGCCTCTGACATCGCTCCTGATTTACATCGCCTACAGGAGCATGCCCCATGATGACTGAGATCGATCCCACGGCGCTTGCCGTCTTCATCTTCTTCTTTGCACTTGTCACCGTCATGGGCTTTGTCGCCTCGCGCTGGCGCAAGCCGGAGACCATGGCCCATATCGATGAATGGGGGCTTGGCGGGCGCAAATTCGGCACCTGGATCACGTGGTTTCTGGTGGGTGGCGATTTCTATACCGCCTATACGGTCATTGCCGTTCCGGCGCTGGTCTATGCGGTTGGCGCCTATGGGTTCTTCGCGCTGCCCTACACGATCATTGTCTATCCCTTTGTGTTTCTGGTCATGCCGGTTTTGTGGCGGCGTGCAAAGGAGCACGGCTATGTGACGGCAGGCGATGTCGTGCATGGCCAATACGGCTCTCGTGCTTTGGAACTGGTGGTAGCGCTGACAGGGGTGATTGCCACCATGCCCTATATCGCCCTTCAGCTGGTCGGCATGGCCGCCGTGCTGAAAGCGCTTGGCCTGCATGGCGAAGTGCCACTGATGGTGTCCTTTATCATTCTGGCGCTCTACACCTATTCCGCAGGCTTGCGCGCTCCGGCGCTGATTGCGTTCGTCAAGGACATCATGATCTATATCGTGGTGATTGTTGCTGTCGCCGCGATCCCGATGAAGCTTGGCGGCTATGCCAACGTGTTCGCCAGCGCCGATGCTGCCTTCCAGACCAAGGGTTCCGGCGGTCTTTTGCTGGGCGGCAATCAATATGTGGCCTATGCGACGCTGGCCTTCGGTTCGGCGCTGGCGGCCTTCATGTATCCGCACACGCTGACGGGCATTTTTGCCTCCAACGGTGCCAATACCATCCGCAAGAATGCCATGCTGCTGCCCGCCTATACGCTGCTATTGGGGCTTTTGGCGCTGCTCGGCTATATGGGCCATGCCGCAGGCCTGAAACCGGCCACCCCGAATGACATTGTGCCGATGCTGTTCCAGACGCTGTTTCCAAGCTGGTTTGCGGGCTTTGCCTTTGCTGCCATCGCCATTGGCGCTCTGGTGCCAGCAGCGGTGATGAGCATTGGTGCCGCCAATCTCTTCACCCGCAATTTCTGGAAGGCCTATGTCAACCCGGATGTGTCGCACGCAGGCGAAGCGCAGGTGGCAAAAATCACTTCGCTGGTGGTCAAGGTCGGAGCGCTGCTGGTCATCGTCTTCCTGCCGACCCAGTTTGCGCTGGATCTTCAACTTCTGGGCGGCGTCTGGATCTTGCAGACCTTGCCAGCGTTGATCTTCGGGCTGTTTTCCAACTGGTTCCGGGTTCCCGGCCTGCTGGCGGGCTGGGTGGTCGGCTTTGTCGGCGGCACCTGGCTGGTCTGGCTGAATGGCTTGAAGCCGCTGCATACGCTGAGCTTCGGGGACACGCAGTTCACCGTCTATACCGGCATTCTGGCGCTGCTGGCCAATATTGTCGTGGCGGTGCTGGTCAACCTTGTCACCCCAGCCAAGGTACCGGCGCGGGCGTGAGATTGTCAACCAGCGCGGCGGCTTCTACCGACTCGCTGGTGGTGCTTCGTTTGACGGTGCCGTCATCCTCGGGGCCGTCACCCTCGGGCTTGTCCCGAGGGTCTGCCGTGGCATGATGTTGCGCTGACGTAAGTTGACAATCGTCCGTGGCCAATGGGGTTAGATACTCGGCACGAGGCCGAGCATGACGAAGAAAGGGAGGCTGCCCCTTAAAAACATCATAGAGGTCGCAAGGCTTTGTTGTTTTCCCTCGTCTCTTTCCCTCTTCTCTTTCGGTGTGAAACCGCTTAAACAAACGCCATCATGAGAACAGTCGGGTTGACCATAGCTTTCCGTAGTATCGGGCGAATTATTGGCCCGGCCTTCCGCGCGCTCTAGGAGCAGCCGGAGGGTCCGGGTTTTCGGCGTGTGTTCTTCCACGCCCCGTCACCGACTTTCTCTTCTTTCAGGCGCACTCTTGCCGCCTCTCATCTATGGCTAGATCATGACCGAGACCACTGATAAAAAAGACTATTCCGCCACGCTGGCCCTGCCGCAGACGGAGTTTCCGATGCGCGCCGGATTGCCGCAAAAAGAGCCGGAAATCGTTGCCCGCTGGCAGCAGATGGGGCTTTATAAGAAACTCCGCGCCTCCTCGGCTGGCCGCGAAAAATTCGTGCTGCACGATGGCCCTCCTTACGCCAACGGCAATATCCACATCGGCCACGCGCTGAACAAGATCCTGAAAGACGTCATCACCCGCTCGTTCCAGATGCGCGGCTATGATGCCAATTATGTCCCCGGCTGGGATTGCCACGGCCTGCCAATTGAATGGAAGATCGAGGAAAAATACCGCGAAAAAGGCAAGGACAAGAACGAGGTTCCGATCAACGAATTCCGTCAGGAATGCCGTGATTTTGCCTCCGGTTGGATCAAGGTGCAGTCGGAAGAGTTCAAGCGTCTCGGCATCGAGGGCGATTTTGAAAATCCCTACACCACGATGAATTTCCATTCGGAAGCCCGCATCGCTGGCGAATTGTTGAAAATCGCCAAGAGCGGCCAGCTTTATCGTGGCTCCAAGCCGATCATGTGGTCGGTGGTGGAACGCACCGCCTTGGCCGAGGCCGAGGTGGAGTATCATGAGGTCGAAAGTGATACGATCTGGGTGAAGTTTCCTGTGGTTGAGGGTGGCGCTGATCTTCAGGGAAACTCCGTTGTCATCTGGACCACCACGCCTTGGACTATCCCCGGAAACCGCGCCATCTCATTCTCGTCCAAGATCGAATACGGTCTCTATGAAGTCACCGAGGCGACCAATGATTTCGGCCCGCAACCGGGTGAAAAGCTGATCTTCGCCAAGCGTTTGGCGCAGGATTGCGCAACCAAGGCCAAGATCACGCTTGAACTGCGTCGTGATGTTTCCGGTGACGAACTGGGAGCCATCGTCTGCGCCCATCCATTGGTCGATCTTGGTTACGATTTCAAAGTCCCCCTCATCGACGGCGATCACGTCACCGATGACGCTGGTACTGGCTTCGTCCACACCGCTCCAAGTCACGGACGTGAAGACTTTGATGCATGGATGTCTGCTGCCCGCGACTTGGAAGCCCGTGGCATCTCGTCCAAAATCCCCTTCACCGTCGATGACGCAGGCTTCTACACCGAAGACGCCCCCGGCTTTGGCCCATCGGCCGAAGGTGGCGCTGCCCGCGTGATGGACGACAACGGCAAAAAGGGTGATGCCAACGAGCGTGTCATCAAGGCACTGATCGTTGCCAACAACCTGTTTGCCCGTGGCCGGATCAAGCATGATTATCCGCATTCATGGCGCTCCAAGAAGCCGGTGATTTTCCGCAACACGCCGCAATGGTTTGTCTATATGGATAAGGAATTGGGCGATGGCACCACGCTGCGCTCACGCGCCCTTGGTGCCATTGACGATACCCGTTTCGTACCCGCCGCTGGCCAGAACCGCCTGCGCGCCATGATTGAAGGTCGCCCGGATTGGGTTCTGTCGCGCCAACGCGCATGGGGCGTTCCCATCTGCGTGTTTGCCGATGAGGCAGGCGAAGTCTTGCAAAACGAGACCGTCAATGCCCGCATTCTGGAAGCCTTTGAGGTTGAGGGCGCGGATGCATGGTTTGCTGACGGTGCCAAGGAACGCTTCCTCGAAGGCGTGAATGATCAGGAGCGCTGGACGCAGGTGCGCGACATTCTCGATGTCTGGTTCGATTCGGGCTGCACCCACACCTTTACGCTGGAAGACCGTCCGGACCTGAAATGGCCTGCTGATGTCTATCTCGAAGGCTCTGATCAGCATCGCGGCTGGTTCCACTCATCCCTGCTGGAATCCTGCGCCACTCGTGGCCGTGCGCCTTACAATGCCGTCATCACCCATGGTTTCACCATGGCGGAAGATGGTCGTAAAATGTCGAAATCCATCGGTAATACCATTTCGCCTCAGGATGTTATGGCCCAGTCCGGTGCCGATATCCTGCGTCTGTGGGTGATGAACACCGATTACTGGGAAGATCAGCGTCTGGGCAAAGCCATCATCCAGACCAATGTCGATGCCTATCGCAAGATCCGCAATACGGTTCGCTGGATGCTCGGCACGCTGGCGCATGACCATGGCGAAGACATTGCCTATGAGGCCTTGCCAGAGCTGGAAAAGCTGATGCTGCATCGGCTGGCCGAGCTGGATGTGCTTGTGCGCGACAGCTATGACGCTTTCGAGTTCAAGAAGATCACCCGTGCGCTGACCGATTTTGCCAATGTCGAGCTGTCGGCCTTCTACTTCGATATCCGTAAGGATGCGCTCTATTGCGACGCGCCGTCTTCGCCGCGCCGCCGTGCGTCCCTGTTCGTGATCCGCAAGCTGTTCGACTGCATGGTGCTGTGGCTGGCGCCAATGCTGCCCTTCACCACAGAGGAAGCCTGGCTGTCGCGCAAGCCGGATGCGGTTTCCGTGCATCTGGAACAGTTCCCGCCGATCCCGGCGCAGTGGCTGAACCAGGTGCTGGACGGCAAATGGGCAAAGATCCGCAAGGTGCGCTCCGTCGTGACCGGCGCGCTGGAAGTGGAGCGCAAGGACAAGCGCATCGGCTCCTCGCTGGAAGCGGCTCCCGTCGTACATATTGCTGATGCCGATCTGCTGGCCGCCCTTGAGGGTCAAGATTTCGCTGAAATCTGCATCACCTCGGCCATTTCGGTGGTGGCGGGCGAAGGTCCGTCTGATGCCTTCCGGTTATCAGATGTGGGTACGGTCTGCGTCGAACCGAAACTGGCGGAGGGCCGCAAATGCGCCCGCTCCTGGCGTATCACCGACGATGTCGGCTCCGACCCTTGTTATCCCGATGTTTCGGCACGGGATGCGGCGGCCTTGCGCGAACTGACACTTGGCTGACAGATGAATATTTACCGGATGATTTGCGCTTTTTAGGATCATCCGGTAGAAGCTGCCTGAAATTGGCCGGAATTTTCTATCAGGCGGGAAGATGCCGCCTGATAATTATTCAGGATGGTGCCGGTATGGTCGATTTGATGTTCTCCTAAGCTTGCTGTATAAGGCGCGCGGGAGGTTCCGATC is a window encoding:
- the chrA gene encoding chromate efflux transporter, with product MTELSDMAKGQEHVPVVPLGTICAVFWSVGLLSFGGPAAQIALMHRIVVDEKRWLSEARFLHALNYCMLLPGPEAQQLATYIGWLNGGIRGGLIAGLLFVLPGLAVMIGLSAAYALYHDIVWVSGLFFGLKAAVLAIVLQALLRIGTRALKSTFHRLVAAVAFLALFCLALPFPVVVLLAALAGLIRAYGQPVPTSGPAPVKIPLNWWHMALSLLGWAGLWLAPLALLVLFDSGRLTEIFLFFARMALVTFGGAYAVLAYVAQVAVEHYQWLRPGEMVDGLALAETTPGPLVLVLSFVGFLAAFRDADSVMPLISGMAGALLTAWATFVPSFVFIFAGAPLIERLRGNRLADGALSAITAAVVGVIGNLAVWFGLHVLFTKVDRIAFSTLWPGERAPGLWWPHLASLDIPSLFLFAGSALLLMRLKINMVIVLGLAAVAGLLWNLEAV
- a CDS encoding bifunctional riboflavin kinase/FAD synthetase — translated: MTVFHRNEKKTPLPDSLKGGVVAIGNFDGVHRGHQTVLNRALELAQQRGAPALVLTFEPHPRAVFAPQAPVFRLTPAPLKARLLEAMGFQSVIEYPFDREFSQRSAEDFVKTVLVDWLGAAQVVTGFDFHFGKGREGGPAFLMGMGAQYGFGVTLLDAFRDENAEVVSSTRIRGLLAEGAVSEVAGLLGYRFTVEAEVIKGQQLGRTLGFPTANMALSPQTTLRPGIYAVRLRRADGSIHDGVSSFGYRPTVTDNGAALLETFVFDFSGDLYGETCGVSFFGHLRDEWKFEGLDPLVAQIRQDAEEARALLAGVKPLGELDRKIAF
- the ileS gene encoding isoleucine--tRNA ligase yields the protein MTETTDKKDYSATLALPQTEFPMRAGLPQKEPEIVARWQQMGLYKKLRASSAGREKFVLHDGPPYANGNIHIGHALNKILKDVITRSFQMRGYDANYVPGWDCHGLPIEWKIEEKYREKGKDKNEVPINEFRQECRDFASGWIKVQSEEFKRLGIEGDFENPYTTMNFHSEARIAGELLKIAKSGQLYRGSKPIMWSVVERTALAEAEVEYHEVESDTIWVKFPVVEGGADLQGNSVVIWTTTPWTIPGNRAISFSSKIEYGLYEVTEATNDFGPQPGEKLIFAKRLAQDCATKAKITLELRRDVSGDELGAIVCAHPLVDLGYDFKVPLIDGDHVTDDAGTGFVHTAPSHGREDFDAWMSAARDLEARGISSKIPFTVDDAGFYTEDAPGFGPSAEGGAARVMDDNGKKGDANERVIKALIVANNLFARGRIKHDYPHSWRSKKPVIFRNTPQWFVYMDKELGDGTTLRSRALGAIDDTRFVPAAGQNRLRAMIEGRPDWVLSRQRAWGVPICVFADEAGEVLQNETVNARILEAFEVEGADAWFADGAKERFLEGVNDQERWTQVRDILDVWFDSGCTHTFTLEDRPDLKWPADVYLEGSDQHRGWFHSSLLESCATRGRAPYNAVITHGFTMAEDGRKMSKSIGNTISPQDVMAQSGADILRLWVMNTDYWEDQRLGKAIIQTNVDAYRKIRNTVRWMLGTLAHDHGEDIAYEALPELEKLMLHRLAELDVLVRDSYDAFEFKKITRALTDFANVELSAFYFDIRKDALYCDAPSSPRRRASLFVIRKLFDCMVLWLAPMLPFTTEEAWLSRKPDAVSVHLEQFPPIPAQWLNQVLDGKWAKIRKVRSVVTGALEVERKDKRIGSSLEAAPVVHIADADLLAALEGQDFAEICITSAISVVAGEGPSDAFRLSDVGTVCVEPKLAEGRKCARSWRITDDVGSDPCYPDVSARDAAALRELTLG
- a CDS encoding TIGR01459 family HAD-type hydrolase translates to MAKRIDTLNEITQGYDVILSDVWGVLHNGIDAFPAAGEALSQARADGVSVVLITNASRPSDRVKVMLDQIGVPETAYDAIVSSGDVTRKLIEKAPRRAFLIGQSQDLSLFEGLDVELVPADEADAIICTGLFNDEEEQPEDYRGMLEGLNQRKLPMIVANPDLIVERGHKLVPCAGALAAIYAEMGGETRYAGKPHNPIYEAALAKAQEIRGTEIDRSRIIAIGDGMPTDVRGALSFGLDLLYVSGGIHAAEYTNNGKTDETMLNAYLEREAATPKWWMPRLA
- the mctP gene encoding monocarboxylate uptake permease MctP, encoding MMTEIDPTALAVFIFFFALVTVMGFVASRWRKPETMAHIDEWGLGGRKFGTWITWFLVGGDFYTAYTVIAVPALVYAVGAYGFFALPYTIIVYPFVFLVMPVLWRRAKEHGYVTAGDVVHGQYGSRALELVVALTGVIATMPYIALQLVGMAAVLKALGLHGEVPLMVSFIILALYTYSAGLRAPALIAFVKDIMIYIVVIVAVAAIPMKLGGYANVFASADAAFQTKGSGGLLLGGNQYVAYATLAFGSALAAFMYPHTLTGIFASNGANTIRKNAMLLPAYTLLLGLLALLGYMGHAAGLKPATPNDIVPMLFQTLFPSWFAGFAFAAIAIGALVPAAVMSIGAANLFTRNFWKAYVNPDVSHAGEAQVAKITSLVVKVGALLVIVFLPTQFALDLQLLGGVWILQTLPALIFGLFSNWFRVPGLLAGWVVGFVGGTWLVWLNGLKPLHTLSFGDTQFTVYTGILALLANIVVAVLVNLVTPAKVPARA
- the groL gene encoding chaperonin GroEL (60 kDa chaperone family; promotes refolding of misfolded polypeptides especially under stressful conditions; forms two stacked rings of heptamers to form a barrel-shaped 14mer; ends can be capped by GroES; misfolded proteins enter the barrel where they are refolded when GroES binds); translated protein: MAAKEIKFGRTAREKMLHGVDILADAVKVTLGPKGRNVIIDKSFGAPRITKDGVSVAKEIELEDKFENMGAQMVREVASKTNDIAGDGTTTATVLAQAIVREGNKAVAAGMNPMDLKRGIDLAVAEVVKDLQAKAKKISTSEEVAQVGTISANGDTQVGKDIAEAMQKVGNEGVITVEEAKTAETELEVVEGMQFDRGYLSPYFVTNPEKMVADLEDAYVLLHEKKLSNLQAMLPVLEAVVQTGKPLVIIAEDVEGEALATLVVNKLRGGLKIAAVKAPGFGDRRKAMLEDIAILTGGTVISEDLGIKLETVTLDMLGRAKKISITKENTTIVDGAGQKSDIEGRVAQIKAQIEETSSDYDREKLQERLAKLAGGVAVIRVGGSTEIEVKERKDRIDDALNATRAAVQEGIVPGGGTALLRSSTKITVKGVNDDQEAGINIVRRALQSLVRQIATNAGDEASIIVGKILDKDNDNYGYNAQTGEFGDMIAMGIVDPVKVVRTALQNAASVASLLITTEAMIAELPKKDSAGGGMPDMGGMGGMGGMM
- a CDS encoding DUF3311 domain-containing protein, with protein sequence MQKRIWTAACWLLVIPYIGLLWVPFYNIREPSLFGFPFFYWYQLMWVPLTSLLIYIAYRSMPHDD
- the groES gene encoding co-chaperone GroES, whose amino-acid sequence is MASTNFRPLHDRVVVKRVESEEKTKGGIIIPDTAKEKPAEGEIIAVGPGVRDDKGALVALDVKVGDRVLFGKWSGTEVKLDGVDLLIMKEADIMGVIG